The DNA region TGACCCAGGGAGAGGACGCCTGATGAGGGTGCGGGTGTGTGCAATTGCGGCTCTCGTGACGATGTTCGCTCTTGGAGCGACTGCTCAGGAGGAGCTGTACATACGAGACATTGTGGTCGAGGGTGGCATCACGCTCACTGTGGATACAGTCTCGTATTACCTTGGACTCGAACCGGAGGATCCGCTCGATCGAGAAGCGATAGTGGACGGCTACCGCCGGCTCTGGGACTCGGGGCTGTTCGAAGACATTCGGATCGAGGCAGAGAACCATGGAGACGGAGAGGTCACCCTCTACATCGTGGTGACCGAGCGACCATTCGTGACATCGGTGGATTTCGAAGGGAACAAGAAGCTCAAGACATCCGACCTCAAGGACAAGCTGGACGAGCTGAGTATCGAGATTCCGCGCAACGTGCCCCTGCGGTCGTCTCAGCTCAGTAGGATCGAAGCCGCCATCAAAGAGATTTACGATACCGAGGGATTTCGATCCGCACAGGTGACCCACGAGGTCAGCGACGTATCTCCGAACAAGAAGAAGGTCGTTTACCTGATCGACGAAGGCGCCAAGGTCAAGATCAAGAAGATCAGCTTTGTCGGCAACGAGCGATTCTCGAACTCCAAGCTACGCGGAGTTCTCGAGAAGACCAAGCAGAGGGGTCCTCGGTACTTCTTTGGCGAGAAGATCGTCTTCACAAAGGATGAGTGGGACGAGGACCGCGACAATCTGCGCAAGTTCTATGGTGATCGCGGCTATATCGATGTCAAAATTGGCGAGCCTGCGATAGAACTCGTGGCCAAAAACCCCAACGCGCCGACGCTGAAAAAGAAAAAATACAAAATGTACCTCACGATCCCGATCGAGGAAGGTCCGCCCTATACGCTGGGTACGTTTGGGGTCACAGGGGTCGAAGTCTTCAACCAAGAAGCCTTGACCCAGTCGTTCAACGTGAAGGAAGGTGAGACGTACAACCGCAAGGTCATCGACGAGGGCATGGAGAGGATTCGCAAGAGCTACCATAACTCCGGTCACGTCTACGCGTACACGAACGAGACCCGGACCAGACGAGAGGGGGATGAACACATCGTCGATGTCACGGTCGACGTCTTCGAGGGTGATCGTTTTCAGCTTGGCCGGCTCGAGTTCGTCGGCAATACGAACACGCGAGACAAAGTGTTGCGTCGGGAGTTCCGCATATCCGAAGGGCAGTATATGAACATGGGCCTTTTCGAGGCTTCGGTATACAAGGTCAATGCTCTCGGATATTGGAAGCTCGAAGAGGACCCCCTCGAGTTCGATTTTGACGACGAAAACAAGAAGGTCAACGTCAAGGTCAAAGGTAACGAGGTCGGGCGCAACGATGTCCAGTTTGGCGCGGGTTACTCCGAGCTCGACGGTTTCTTCGTTCAGGGGCAATTCAACACCCGCAATTTCCTGGGCAGAGGTAACTCGCTGGGGGTTTCGCTGCAGATCGGCCGTCGAACAGACCTCTACACCCTTTCTTACACGGAGCCCTACTTCCTCGACCGCCGCATACTCCTCGGTGGATCAATCTTCAAGACCGCTCTCGACTATTCACAGTCCGGATTTTCGAGCTACCAGCGCGAGACGAAGGGTTTCACCCTATCACTCGGGCTGGGAGTCGGGCCATTTTCCTCAGTCTCCGGTATTCTCGCGTTCCAGGATGACTATGCGAGATTTCAGACGACGAACGGTGGCCTTGCAGGTGATCCCACCTCGGGGCACGACCGTCCGGTTGATATTCCGCCGGTTGAAGGGGCGATCTTCGAACGCGCCTTCGAAACGTACAGCGGCAACACGCATTCATTCACGCCGATGTACGCCATGGATACCCGGGACGACCCGTTCGATCCGAACCGCGGGCACAGCTTCAACGGTCGCCTGCGACTCGCCGGTGGTCCCATCGGCGGCGACTTCGACTACGTTCGCCCCGAATTCGGCTACACCCAATTGTTGCCGTTGAGCAGGAAGAGCATCTTCGCCTATCACATGGAAGGCGGGCAGTTCCTGACCTACAACGATTCGGAAATCCCGCTCTTTGAACGCTACCGTCTGGGTGGCGATCGGTCGCTCCGCGGCCTGCCCTATTATTCGGTGCTGCCGCGGACCGAGGATGGCGAGTACTTCCTGACCAGCGGAGGTTCGCGCAAGGGCGGCGACCGCTATTGGCAGGTCAACGTGGAGTATCAGTTCCGAATCGGTGGTCCGATCAAGCTCGTCCTCTTCGTCGACATGGGCAACACGTATGTCGAGGAGCAGGGCTGGGACTTCCACCTCTGGCGCCGTACGACCGGTGCCGAGATGCGTATCTTCCTACCCAT from Acidobacteriota bacterium includes:
- the bamA gene encoding outer membrane protein assembly factor BamA, which translates into the protein MRVRVCAIAALVTMFALGATAQEELYIRDIVVEGGITLTVDTVSYYLGLEPEDPLDREAIVDGYRRLWDSGLFEDIRIEAENHGDGEVTLYIVVTERPFVTSVDFEGNKKLKTSDLKDKLDELSIEIPRNVPLRSSQLSRIEAAIKEIYDTEGFRSAQVTHEVSDVSPNKKKVVYLIDEGAKVKIKKISFVGNERFSNSKLRGVLEKTKQRGPRYFFGEKIVFTKDEWDEDRDNLRKFYGDRGYIDVKIGEPAIELVAKNPNAPTLKKKKYKMYLTIPIEEGPPYTLGTFGVTGVEVFNQEALTQSFNVKEGETYNRKVIDEGMERIRKSYHNSGHVYAYTNETRTRREGDEHIVDVTVDVFEGDRFQLGRLEFVGNTNTRDKVLRREFRISEGQYMNMGLFEASVYKVNALGYWKLEEDPLEFDFDDENKKVNVKVKGNEVGRNDVQFGAGYSELDGFFVQGQFNTRNFLGRGNSLGVSLQIGRRTDLYTLSYTEPYFLDRRILLGGSIFKTALDYSQSGFSSYQRETKGFTLSLGLGVGPFSSVSGILAFQDDYARFQTTNGGLAGDPTSGHDRPVDIPPVEGAIFERAFETYSGNTHSFTPMYAMDTRDDPFDPNRGHSFNGRLRLAGGPIGGDFDYVRPEFGYTQLLPLSRKSIFAYHMEGGQFLTYNDSEIPLFERYRLGGDRSLRGLPYYSVLPRTEDGEYFLTSGGSRKGGDRYWQVNVEYQFRIGGPIKLVLFVDMGNTYVEEQGWDFHLWRRTTGAEMRIFLPIFQAPIRFIYGYNLDPYPDEKDSDFQFSIGTTF